In Nitrospira sp., one DNA window encodes the following:
- a CDS encoding DUF3473 domain-containing protein, whose amino-acid sequence MPSSRQNQEASVRHVLSFDVEEHFQVSAFWSDARRRQWDRLESRVEQNTLRLAELLAQAQTKATFFVLGWVAERHPGLVKALAKQGHEIASHGYGHELVTNQTDSEFRDDVRRSKRILEGLTGEMVFGYRAPSFSITARTQWALPILVEEGYLYDSSIFPVRHDRYGMPDANPWCHIRKTEAGDLWEVPPSTLKVGPLRVPVAGGGYFRLYPYRLLRRLLCRVASQGHPLIMYLHPWELDPEQPRMVGSVVSRFRHYVNLHKTEARLRRLVTDFKFVPIQQAVEEIRAVCAMKDNPVGVVKNAVRLIQPAKTLRDVPPIDQCEGFVDEDIEQNGLNLIAPH is encoded by the coding sequence ATGCCTTCCAGCCGGCAAAATCAAGAGGCGAGCGTACGACATGTTCTCTCGTTTGACGTGGAAGAGCATTTTCAAGTGTCGGCCTTTTGGTCCGACGCCAGAAGGAGACAATGGGATCGATTAGAAAGTCGCGTGGAGCAGAATACGCTCCGGCTCGCGGAGCTTCTGGCGCAGGCTCAGACAAAGGCCACATTTTTTGTTCTGGGATGGGTGGCGGAACGACATCCGGGGTTGGTCAAAGCGTTAGCGAAGCAGGGGCATGAAATTGCCTCGCACGGTTACGGACATGAGTTGGTCACTAATCAGACGGACAGCGAGTTTCGGGACGACGTCAGGCGGTCAAAGCGTATTTTAGAAGGTTTGACGGGAGAGATGGTGTTCGGCTATCGGGCGCCGTCTTTTTCGATTACGGCTAGAACTCAGTGGGCACTGCCGATCTTGGTCGAGGAAGGGTATTTGTACGATTCGAGTATTTTCCCCGTCCGGCATGATCGCTATGGCATGCCAGACGCTAATCCATGGTGTCACATTCGGAAAACCGAGGCTGGCGATTTATGGGAGGTGCCACCGTCCACTCTGAAGGTTGGACCGCTTCGGGTTCCGGTTGCCGGGGGAGGGTATTTTCGATTATACCCATACAGGCTTTTGCGCCGCCTCTTGTGTCGCGTTGCAAGTCAAGGCCATCCGCTCATCATGTATCTGCACCCTTGGGAACTCGATCCTGAGCAGCCACGGATGGTAGGGTCTGTTGTTTCACGATTTCGTCATTACGTCAATTTACATAAGACTGAAGCCCGCTTGCGTCGATTGGTCACCGACTTCAAGTTTGTCCCAATACAACAAGCTGTGGAAGAAATCAGGGCGGTTTGTGCCATGAAAGACAATCCGGTCGGCGTGGTGAAGAATGCGGTGCGCCTCATCCAGCCGGCCAAAACACTGCGTGATGTTCCGCCGATCGATCAGTGTGAAGGTTTCGTTGATGAGGACATTGAGCAGAACGGCCTGAATCTCATCGCCCCACATTGA
- a CDS encoding TIGR03013 family PEP-CTERM/XrtA system glycosyltransferase, giving the protein MPLRTVEAINNEAAVEQGLQLCRFTEDVYPTTNGFGQRRRMLILGEGKLARELYRVILSEHLGLMEIVGAFVGESERVQGNPAIPGLFGTHEQLAQVVEEQRVNTIVVCVEDRRSVLPVGQLLNLKAMGIEVLDGHQLFEEVSGRLSVDSLRPSALIFSTGFKLSVTSRVTKRLIDILISTAGLLALFPLFLLVAFLIKVDSPGPVIYRQIRVGLLGRRFQIFKFRSMRQDAEELGPQWAQTDDHRISRVGKWLRKTRFDELPQLINVLKGDMSLVGPRPERPMFVQDLRKIIPYYDLRHTVRPGITGWAQVKFRYGASTEDAHMKLQYDLYYVKWLSLGLDMKILAQTVRVVLVGEGAL; this is encoded by the coding sequence ATGCCACTAAGAACAGTTGAAGCGATAAATAACGAGGCTGCCGTGGAGCAGGGGCTACAGCTGTGCCGTTTTACGGAGGACGTGTATCCGACGACGAACGGATTCGGTCAGAGGAGGCGGATGCTTATCTTGGGGGAAGGGAAGCTCGCCAGGGAACTCTATCGAGTCATACTTTCGGAGCACCTTGGCCTGATGGAGATTGTTGGGGCTTTTGTAGGGGAAAGTGAGCGGGTTCAAGGAAATCCGGCCATACCCGGCCTATTCGGCACCCATGAACAGTTAGCACAGGTGGTAGAAGAACAGAGAGTGAATACCATCGTTGTCTGTGTTGAAGATCGCCGCTCCGTACTGCCAGTTGGACAGCTCCTCAATTTGAAGGCGATGGGGATAGAAGTTCTTGACGGGCATCAATTGTTCGAAGAAGTTTCGGGCCGCCTCTCGGTCGATTCGCTTCGCCCGAGCGCCTTGATCTTTTCGACTGGCTTTAAGCTGAGCGTGACTTCCCGCGTGACGAAGCGACTTATTGACATACTGATTTCAACCGCCGGGTTGCTGGCGCTATTCCCGCTATTTTTGCTCGTTGCGTTTCTGATTAAAGTCGATTCGCCCGGACCGGTCATTTATCGTCAGATCCGTGTCGGGTTGCTCGGCCGACGCTTTCAGATCTTCAAGTTTCGATCCATGCGGCAAGACGCAGAAGAGTTGGGGCCTCAATGGGCTCAAACGGACGATCATCGGATCTCCCGCGTCGGGAAGTGGCTTCGAAAAACTCGCTTCGATGAGTTGCCACAGCTGATCAATGTGTTAAAAGGGGACATGAGTCTTGTCGGGCCGCGCCCGGAGCGACCGATGTTCGTGCAGGACTTGCGAAAAATCATTCCCTACTATGATTTGAGGCACACGGTCCGACCCGGTATTACCGGGTGGGCGCAGGTTAAATTTCGCTATGGCGCTTCTACGGAAGATGCCCATATGAAGTTGCAATATGATCTCTACTACGTCAAGTGGTTATCGTTGGGGCTCGATATGAAAATTCTAGCCCAGACGGTGCGAGTGGTGTTGGTCGGGGAAGGGGCGCTGTAA